A stretch of DNA from Vanrija pseudolonga chromosome 6, complete sequence:
ACCCAAATCCGGCAGGCGTCGGCGCAAGCCAGGTGAGCCACTCTGGCACCTCGGTTGTCCACGTGAGCATGAGCGCGCAGCTGATGACGATGAGCACGCCGCTGAACATCATGGCGGGGTAGTAACGGCCCGTGCGGCGCATCGCGTATCCTATCGCAAGGGATCCGAAGCCGATGAGGACCGAGTAGGGTAAGAGGTGGGCGCCAGCAACGCTCGAGCTCTGCAGGCGCACGGCGGTGAAGAAGAGCGGCACGTTGTAGAGCATGGAGAAGATGCAAGCCGCCATCGTGAGGTTCGCGAAAgcgacgctcgccggcgtgcggcgtgtgAGCAGGCTGAGGGGGAGGACTGGCTCGGCAGCATACTTGCCCTCAATGGCGAGGAAGATGCCAGTGAGGACGAGGGacccgacgaggaggccaacgACGAGTGGGTCCGACCACGCGTACTCGCCCCCTCCGGGCTTGGACGCCGCGGTCTTGAGGCTCacgccaaggaggagcgacCCGATAGCGGCAGCGAGGAACGTGCTCCCGGCGTAGTCGATcttcttgagcttgtcggaccacgaggcgtcgtcgtcgccgccagctccGAGCGAGGAAGGCACGAAGATCAGGATGGAGACGACACTGGCAGCCAGGAGAGGGACCTGGGCCGAGAAtgcggcgcgccagccaaACGTGTCGGCGCACCAGCCACCGACTGGCCCACCGAGACTTGCACCCAGGCCGAACAGTACGTTTGCGTAGCCTTGATACAGGCCACGGTGTCTaatgtcgacgaggtcggaAAGGAGGATCGAGCCGACCGAAgtcagcccgccgccgccgacgccggcgagcacgcgggCAGCGATGAGGGAGCCCATGCTCGGCGCAACGGCGCACGCCGCAGTGCCGAGGGTGAAGGACCccagggcgacgaggagcgcgttCCGGCGGCCCAGGGCGTCCGACAGCCGCCCATACACGGGGGTAAAGGAGCACAGAGAGAGGAGGTATGCTGTGCCGAGCCAGCTGGCCTGGTTGAGCGCGTTGAACGAGCTGCCGATGGACGAGAGGAGCGTCGCGACCACCGTGCCGTCAAAGGCCGCGAGGAAGGTCGCCGACCAGATCGCGAGGCAGGCGATGTGGAAGCGCCAGGCGggcaggccggcgaggtTGTGGTGTCCCCGCGaccgcgggcggcgcgcctctCCTTCCTCCGGAGagctggcagcagcgacagcggcgtAGCTCCGCCCGTTGgtgtgcgcgacgagcggcgcgcgctcgtcagCATGCGTGTGTGCCATTGTAGGCCGTGTGTCGCGAGTCGTGTAATGGCAGAGTGGACAGAGGAAGGTATGTGTTTTGGTTTTGGCTGCTTATGTCTGCTGTGTCGCGGCAAAACCTGTCGGGTCTGGCCGACGGACCGGCGAGCCGCCGGTAAGTGGTGACAGCGGCGAGTCCACAACCCGCACAGCGCCAGACGCCTCTGCACCACGCCTCTCGGCCAAGCGCTGCACCGCGGCCTCGGAGGTGGCGCTGCTGATGCGCGGATGCGATGTGGGGTCGAGCATGggcagcagccttggccgAGGCCCCGCGATCCCCACCCATCAGTGTCAGTTGCTCCGCACCGACCTGGCTGGCTCACCGCGCGCCTCTGCGTCACTGGCGCAACTCACTGCTCCGTGCCAAGCATCTCCTCATCTGCTCTGCTCCCCCCCTGTCGCTCGTTGGCTGACTTTTCtagcgccgcgccgcgcatcAAAACTTGCACTGTAAGCGAGGCTTGACCCCTCTTCTGCGCGCTTATCGCGCTTATCCGCTTCCACTTTTGTAATAGTCTTTTAATTGCCCGCCGTGCAGCCACGTGGCAAATCGTAATAGCGATATGGTGCGAAATGTGCGGCGATTAGGAAATTTGATTCCGGTGTTGCCCTCCTTCGCCtgccccagccagccccgacgcgcgcggggcgcggcCAAGTCGTCAGTTGAGTTGCCCAAGCCACGACGACCTTTGGACCATCGCATTCCTGTACTTTGCACCCTCCCCATTCGTTGGCTCCATTCAGTgtcgagcgcagcagcagggacagcgacgacaccgacATCCTCGACAGCGATCACTTGCaccccgtcggcgcgcagatGAAACGCTGACCACGATACCCATCACTttcgccgccgaccccgccgccccactCTTATCacccccagccgccgccgctccatCTCCGGTTCTCCCGTCCCAgcgcgcccacccccacacgcaatgggcggcgacgaagcTCTTGCAGAGTGGTTTGGCCTCCTGTCCATCGGGTTCTGGCTCTGTGCCCAGCTCCCGTGAGTGCGCTGCTATCAGAGCTTGCTGACTCC
This window harbors:
- the fnx1_0 gene encoding Multidrug resistance protein fnx1; its protein translation is MAHTHADERAPLVAHTNGRSYAAVAAASSPEEGEARRPRSRGHHNLAGLPAWRFHIACLAIWSATFLAAFDGTVVATLLSSIGSSFNALNQASWLGTAYLLSLCSFTPVYGRLSDALGRRNALLVALGSFTLGTAACAVAPSMGSLIAARVLAGVGGGGLTSVGSILLSDLVDIRHRGLYQGYANVLFGLGASLGGPVGGWCADTFGWRAAFSAQVPLLAASVVSILIFVPSSLGAGGDDDASWSDKLKKIDYAGSTFLAAAIGSLLLGVSLKTAASKPGGGEYAWSDPLVVGLLVGSLVLTGIFLAIEGKYAAEPVLPLSLLTRRTPASVAFANLTMAACIFSMLYNVPLFFTAVRLQSSSVAGAHLLPYSVLIGFGSLAIGYAMRRTGRYYPAMMFSGVLIVISCALMLTWTTEVPEWLTWLAPTPAGFGYAGALTSTLVAIIAEVTKNGRSEIAVATSMTYMFRTVGQVLGVALSAAILQATLETDLTAQLSDRALVDAIRHSTTIIPGLPSHIRRIAVDAYAHGLHRVWVFNLGLALLTLAIMSVADNEHMPESAGGARDEDADTEA